From the Theobroma cacao cultivar B97-61/B2 chromosome 2, Criollo_cocoa_genome_V2, whole genome shotgun sequence genome, one window contains:
- the LOC108660669 gene encoding uncharacterized protein LOC108660669, with the protein MRFGKKGKLSPRYIRPFEILERVGAVAYRLALSPNLSNIHPMFHVSMLRKYNPDPSNVIRYETIQLKDDLTYEDQPVAIFDRQVKKLRSKDVALVKVLWRNHTSEEVKWETEDEMRIKYPHLFNV; encoded by the coding sequence atgaggtttggcaagaaaggaaaattgagCCCTCGGTATATAAGACccttcgagatcttagaaagggttggagcAGTAGCATATCGATTGGCATTATCGCCAAACCTTTCGAATATTCACCCCATGTTTCATGTGTCAATGCTTAGGAAGTATAACCCGGATCCATCTAATGTAATACGGTATGAGACCATCCAACTGAAAGATGATTTGACCTATGAGGACCAACCGGTAGCTATCTTTGATCGGCAAGTTAAAAAGCTCCgttcaaaggatgtagcctTAGTGAAAGTGTTATGGCGAAACCACACCAGTGAGGAGGTAAAGTGGGAAACCGAGGACGAGATGCGGATAAAGTATCCACACCTCTTTAATGTATAG
- the LOC18609085 gene encoding uncharacterized protein LOC18609085 produces MLAGSHNRDKKLLMPRFVGAVWEACDALKKVPATNVIAIGRAITQVAVSVKDVLREMKELKPASPDLRDEASDGSSSKVESRPQDDDGDDLSEDDIGSDLSPEEMKVAQLAQGVVSETLVTIKELIRTITGLLKQEAPDDNSKFADSLEKLLKLCQGVGVLADEIGACLYPPQEIAAIKVALGKISSSINEVQQEVESFQTSSKSVGEACNGLRTLLKQMEAELDCSSTTDLANKLQNVAVINKGERFETSVN; encoded by the coding sequence ATGCTAGCAGGATCTCACAATAGGGACAAGAAACTTTTAATGCCTCGGTTTGTTGGAGCAGTATGGGAGGCATGTGATGCTCTTAAGAAGGTCCCTGCCACAAATGTGATAGCAATTGGGCGGGCAATTACGCAGGTAGCAGTTTCTGTGAAGGATGTTCTTCGTGAGATGAAAGAGCTCAAGCCTGCTTCCCCTGACCTGAGAGATGAAGCTTCTGATGGCAGTTCTAGCAAAGTAGAAAGCAGGCCTCAAGATGATGATGGTGATGATTTAAGCGAGGATGATATAGGCAGTGACTTGTCACCTGAAGAAATGAAAGTTGCTCAACTAGCTCAAGGGGTTGTATCTGAGACACTTGTGACAATAAAGGAACTTATACGCACCATCACTGGTTTGCTTAAGCAAGAAGCTCCAGACGACAATAGTAAATTTGCGGATTCTTTGGAGAAATTATTGAAGCTATGTCAAGGAGTAGGAGTACTGGCTGATGAAATTGGAGCCTGTCTTTACCCCCCTCAGGAGATTGCTGCAATAAAGGTGGCTTTGGGGAAAATATCAAGTAGCATTAATGAAGTGCAACAAGAGGTGGAAAGTTTTCAAACATCTTCCAAGTCCGTGGGTGAGGCCTGCAATGGGTTGAGGACTTTGTTAAAACAAATGGAGGCCGAACTGGATTGCTCCAGCACAACAGACTTGGCAAATAAATTGCAGAACGTTGCTGTGATCAATAAGGGAGAGAGATTTGAAACTTCTGTCAACTGA
- the LOC18609086 gene encoding uncharacterized protein LOC18609086 isoform X2 — translation MGKAEKTELNRSLTAHLNTIQETLQVLDQTASSSLEKVTWTQVILIAEQLSKQATIAGMLWNGEAPEAKQLEENMTSYFNVLQGFLLLSHGSNVGAGPTLSSSIHESVKQVVDCSFRLMKESVSLYGSHNGDKKLLMPRFVGAVWEACDALKKVPATNVIAIGRAMTQVAVSVKDVLREMKELKPASPDLRDEASDGSSSKVESRPQDDDGDDLSEDDIGSDLSPEEMKVAQLAQGVVSETLVTIKELIRTITGLLKQETADDNSKFVDSLEKLLKLCQGVGAQVDEIGACLYPPLEIAAIKVALEKMSIGINEVEQEVESFQTSSECLGEACNGLRTLLKQMLSELDCSSTTDLANKLQNVAVIN, via the exons ATGGGAAAAGCAGAGAAAACAGAGCTGAATCGATCACTCACGGCCCACCTCAATACCATCCAGGAAACCTTGCAg GTGTTGGATCAAactgcttcttcttctttggaGAAAGTAACCTGGACTCAAGTTATCCTGATTGCTGAACAACTCTCCAAGCAAGCTACTATTG CTGGAATGCTTTGGAATGGGGAAGCACCTGAAGCTAAACAACTTGAGGAGAACATGACATCGTATTTCAATGTGCTACAGGGCTTCCTTTTGCTCTCCCATGGAAGCAATGTTGGTGCTGGCCCAACTCTCTCTTCAAGCATCCATGAATCGGTGAAGCAAGTTGTTGATTGCAGTTTTAGGTTAATGAAGGAATCTGTCTCATTATATG GATCTCACAATGGGGACAAGAAACTTTTAATGCCTCGGTTTGTTGGAGCAGTATGGGAGGCATGTGATGCTCTTAAGAAGGTCCCTGCCACAAATGTGATAGCAATTGGGCGGGCAATGACGCAGGTAGCAGTTTCTGTGAAGGATGTTCTTCGTGAGATGAAAGAGCTCAAGCCTGCTTCCCCTGACCTGAGAGATGAAGCTTCTGATGGCAGTTCTAGCAAAGTAGAAAGCAGGCCTCAAGATGATGATGGTGATGATTTAAGCGAGGATGATATAGGCAGTGACTTGTCACCTGAAGAAATGAAAGTTGCTCAACTAGCTCAAGGGGTTGTATCTGAGACACTTGTGACAATAAAGGAACTTATACGCACCATCACTGGTTTGCTTAAGCAAGAAACTGCAGACGACAATAGTAAATTTGTGGATTCTTTGGAGAAATTATTGAAGCTATGTCAAGGAGTAGGAGCACAGGTTGATGAAATTGGAGCCTGTCTTTACCCCCCTCTGGAGATTGCTGCAATAAAGGTGGCTTTGGAGAAAATGTCAATTGGCATTAATGAAGTAGAACAAGAGGTGGAAAGTTTTCAAACATCTTCCGAGTGCTTGGGTGAGGCTTGCAATGGGTTGAGGACTTTGTTAAAACAAATGTTGTCCGAACTGGATTGCTCCAGCACAACAGACTTGGCAAATAAATTGCAGAACGTTGCTGTGATCAATTAG
- the LOC18609086 gene encoding uncharacterized protein LOC18609086 isoform X1 produces MGKAEKTELNRSLTAHLNTIQETLQVLDQTASSSLEKVTWTQVILIAEQLSKQATIAGMLWNGEAPEAKQLEENMTSYFNVLQGFLLLSHGSNVGAGPTLSSSIHESVKQVVDCSFRLMKESVSLYAGSHNGDKKLLMPRFVGAVWEACDALKKVPATNVIAIGRAMTQVAVSVKDVLREMKELKPASPDLRDEASDGSSSKVESRPQDDDGDDLSEDDIGSDLSPEEMKVAQLAQGVVSETLVTIKELIRTITGLLKQETADDNSKFVDSLEKLLKLCQGVGAQVDEIGACLYPPLEIAAIKVALEKMSIGINEVEQEVESFQTSSECLGEACNGLRTLLKQMLSELDCSSTTDLANKLQNVAVIN; encoded by the exons ATGGGAAAAGCAGAGAAAACAGAGCTGAATCGATCACTCACGGCCCACCTCAATACCATCCAGGAAACCTTGCAg GTGTTGGATCAAactgcttcttcttctttggaGAAAGTAACCTGGACTCAAGTTATCCTGATTGCTGAACAACTCTCCAAGCAAGCTACTATTG CTGGAATGCTTTGGAATGGGGAAGCACCTGAAGCTAAACAACTTGAGGAGAACATGACATCGTATTTCAATGTGCTACAGGGCTTCCTTTTGCTCTCCCATGGAAGCAATGTTGGTGCTGGCCCAACTCTCTCTTCAAGCATCCATGAATCGGTGAAGCAAGTTGTTGATTGCAGTTTTAGGTTAATGAAGGAATCTGTCTCATTATATG CAGGATCTCACAATGGGGACAAGAAACTTTTAATGCCTCGGTTTGTTGGAGCAGTATGGGAGGCATGTGATGCTCTTAAGAAGGTCCCTGCCACAAATGTGATAGCAATTGGGCGGGCAATGACGCAGGTAGCAGTTTCTGTGAAGGATGTTCTTCGTGAGATGAAAGAGCTCAAGCCTGCTTCCCCTGACCTGAGAGATGAAGCTTCTGATGGCAGTTCTAGCAAAGTAGAAAGCAGGCCTCAAGATGATGATGGTGATGATTTAAGCGAGGATGATATAGGCAGTGACTTGTCACCTGAAGAAATGAAAGTTGCTCAACTAGCTCAAGGGGTTGTATCTGAGACACTTGTGACAATAAAGGAACTTATACGCACCATCACTGGTTTGCTTAAGCAAGAAACTGCAGACGACAATAGTAAATTTGTGGATTCTTTGGAGAAATTATTGAAGCTATGTCAAGGAGTAGGAGCACAGGTTGATGAAATTGGAGCCTGTCTTTACCCCCCTCTGGAGATTGCTGCAATAAAGGTGGCTTTGGAGAAAATGTCAATTGGCATTAATGAAGTAGAACAAGAGGTGGAAAGTTTTCAAACATCTTCCGAGTGCTTGGGTGAGGCTTGCAATGGGTTGAGGACTTTGTTAAAACAAATGTTGTCCGAACTGGATTGCTCCAGCACAACAGACTTGGCAAATAAATTGCAGAACGTTGCTGTGATCAATTAG
- the LOC18609087 gene encoding sec-independent protein translocase protein TATC, chloroplastic, producing the protein MGSTSTSAALISHLQLNKSSFKLVKSTRTELRLNSIKLGDSRRGRLEFGASRSKKGFGRAVCFAAVDDDVKENRQQDLTKTSSASAIEDRPDVANILSEETPQRFEQNKEGSGLYNFLYPDKELLPDDKEMTIFDHLEELRQRIFVSVLAIGGAMLGCFAFSKELIMFLEAPVKTQGVRFLQLAPGEFFFTTLKVSGYCGLLLGSPIILYEIIAFVLPGLTRAERRFLGPIVLGSSVLFYAGITFSYSVLAPAALNFFVTYAEGVVESLWSIDQYFEFVLVLMFSTGLSFQVPVIQFLLGQLGLVSGDQMLSIWRYVVVGAVIAAAVLTPSTDPLTQMLLATPLLGLYLGGAWIVKLTGR; encoded by the exons atgggAAGTACGAGCACCAGCGCTGCTCTAATCTCCCATTTGCAGCTCAACAAAAGCTCCTTCAAGCTCGTCAAGTCAACCAGGACTGAGCTGAGGCTCAACTCTATTAAACTGGGCGATTCAAGGAGGGGGAGGCTGGAATTCGGTGCTTCGCGGAGCAAGAAAGGTTTCGGTAGAGCCGTTTGTTTCGCCGCCGTTGATGATGATGTCAAAGAAAATCGACAACAAGACCTTACTAAAACCAGCAGCGCCTCAGCCATCGAAGACAGACCTG ATGTGGCTAATATCTTAAGTGAAGAAACACCACAAAGGTTTGAGCAGAATAAAGAAGGAAGTGGgctttataattttctttatcctGATAAAGAGCTCCTCCCAGATGATAAAGAAATGACTATATTTGATCATCTTGAAGAGCTACGCCAAAGAATATTTGTGTCAGTGTTGGCTATTGGAGGTGCTATGTTGGGATGCTTTGCATTTTCAAAAGAACTGATAATGTTTCTTGAGGCCCCAGTTAAAACACAGGGTGTACGATTTCTGCAACTAGCTCCTGGCGAGTTTTTCTTCACAACTTTAAAG GTGTCAGGATATTGTGGCCTTCTTTTAGGAAGCCCTATAATTCTGTATGAGATCATAGCCTTTGTTCTTCCAGGATTAACAAGAGCAGAAAGAAGGTTTCTGGGGCCTATTGTTTTGGGCTCCTCAGTTCTTTTCTATGCTGGTATTACCTTCTCGTACTCAGTTCTGGCTCCAGCGGCCTTGAATTTCTTTGTTACCTATGCCGAAGGGGTTGTGGAATCTTTGTGGTCCATTGATCAGTACTTTGAGTTTGTACTAGTGCTCATGTTCAGCACAGGCTTGTCTTTCCAG GTTCCTGTTATACAATTTCTTCTTGGACAACTTGGTCTCGTCTCAGGGGACCAGATGCTCTCAATATGGAGGTATGTTGTGGTGGGTGCAGTTATTGCTGCAGCTGTGCTCACGCCTTCAACAGATCCTCTTACTCAGATGCTTCTGGCGACGCCACTTTTGGGTCTTTACCTAGGAGGTGCATGGATTGTTAAGCTTACGGGACGCTGA